From the Brassica napus cultivar Da-Ae chromosome A8, Da-Ae, whole genome shotgun sequence genome, one window contains:
- the LOC106437679 gene encoding WAT1-related protein At1g43650 isoform X1 encodes MMMKHKANMAMVFVQIIYAGMPLLSKVAISQGTNPFVFVFYRQAFAALALSPFAFFLESAKSSPLSFVLLLKIFMISLCGLTLSLNLYYVAIDNTTATFAAATTNAIPSITFVLALLFRLETVTLKKSYGLAKVFGSMVGMLGALVFAFVKGPSLINHYSNKTIPNKAVPSTKNSVKGSITMLAANTCWCLWIVLQSKVMKEYTAKLRLVTLQCVFSCMQTAVWAVAVNRSPSVWKIEFGLPLLSMAYCGIMVTGFTYWLQVWAIEKKGPVFTALYTPLALIITCIVSSFLFKETLYLGSVCGAFLLVCGLYIGLWGKTKEDEVQIYGEKQSQQEIKEEIIV; translated from the exons ATGATGATGAAGCACAAAGCCAACATGGCAATGGTGTTTGTACAGATTATATACGCAGGAATGCCATTGCTCTCAAAAGTGGCCATCTCTCAAGGGACCAACCCTTTTGTCTTTGTTTTCTATCGACAAGCCTTCGCTGCTCTGGCGTTGTCCCCTTTCGCATTCTTCCTTGAAAG cGCCAAATCATCTCCTCTGTCGTTCGTCTTGCTGCTGAAAATTTTCATGATCTCCTTATGCGG ACTCACGTTAAGTCTCAATCTCTACTATGTGGCCATCGACAACACCACGGCCACTTTTGCAGCAGCAACCACCAACGCCATTCCCTCTATCACCTTCGTATTGGCTCTTCTTTTCAG ACTAGAGACGGTGACGTTAAAGAAGTCATACGGACTAGCGAAAGTATTTGGTTCGATGGTTGGTATGTTGGGCGCATTAGTGTTCGCCTTTGTGAAAGGGCCAAGTTTGATCAATCATTATAGCAACAAGACCATTCCAAACAAAGCCGTTCCATCAACAAAAAATTCTGTAAAAGGATCAATCACTATGCTTGCCGCCAATACCTGCTGGTGTTTGTGGATTGTATTGCAG AGCAAGGTGATGAAAGAATACACAGCGAAGTTGCGACTGGTAACACTTCAATGCGTCTTCAGTTGTATGCAAACCGCAGTTTGGGCAGTCGCAGTGAACAGAAGTCCATCAGTTTGGAAGATCGAATTTGGCTTACCTCTTTTATCAATGGCTTATTGT GGAATTATGGTAACTGGATTCACATATTGGTTACAAGTATGGGCCATAGAGAAGAAAGGACCAGTATTCACTGCACTCTACACTCCTTTAGCTCTCATCATTACATGCATCGTCTCATCTTTCCTTTTCAAGGAAACACTTTATCTTGGAAG TGTTTGTGGAGCATTTTTGTTGGTGTGTGGACTATACATTGGTCTATGGGGTAAAACTAAAGAAGACGAAGTACAAATATATGGGGAAAAGCAAAGTCAACAAGAGATTAAAGAAGAGATTATCGTCTAA
- the LOC106437679 gene encoding WAT1-related protein At1g43650 isoform X2: MMMKHKANMAMVFVQIIYAGMPLLSKVAISQGTNPFVFVFYRQAFAALALSPFAFFLESAKSSPLSFVLLLKIFMISLCGLTLSLNLYYVAIDNTTATFAAATTNAIPSITFVLALLFRLETVTLKKSYGLAKVFGSMVGMLGALVFAFVKGPSLINHYSNKTIPNKAVPSTKNSVKGSITMLAANTCWCLWIVLQSKVMKEYTAKLRLVTLQCVFSCMQTAVWAVAVNRSPSVWKIEFGLPLLSMAYCGIMVTGFTYWLQVWAIEKKGPVFTALYTPLALIITCIVSSFLFKETLYLGRC; this comes from the exons ATGATGATGAAGCACAAAGCCAACATGGCAATGGTGTTTGTACAGATTATATACGCAGGAATGCCATTGCTCTCAAAAGTGGCCATCTCTCAAGGGACCAACCCTTTTGTCTTTGTTTTCTATCGACAAGCCTTCGCTGCTCTGGCGTTGTCCCCTTTCGCATTCTTCCTTGAAAG cGCCAAATCATCTCCTCTGTCGTTCGTCTTGCTGCTGAAAATTTTCATGATCTCCTTATGCGG ACTCACGTTAAGTCTCAATCTCTACTATGTGGCCATCGACAACACCACGGCCACTTTTGCAGCAGCAACCACCAACGCCATTCCCTCTATCACCTTCGTATTGGCTCTTCTTTTCAG ACTAGAGACGGTGACGTTAAAGAAGTCATACGGACTAGCGAAAGTATTTGGTTCGATGGTTGGTATGTTGGGCGCATTAGTGTTCGCCTTTGTGAAAGGGCCAAGTTTGATCAATCATTATAGCAACAAGACCATTCCAAACAAAGCCGTTCCATCAACAAAAAATTCTGTAAAAGGATCAATCACTATGCTTGCCGCCAATACCTGCTGGTGTTTGTGGATTGTATTGCAG AGCAAGGTGATGAAAGAATACACAGCGAAGTTGCGACTGGTAACACTTCAATGCGTCTTCAGTTGTATGCAAACCGCAGTTTGGGCAGTCGCAGTGAACAGAAGTCCATCAGTTTGGAAGATCGAATTTGGCTTACCTCTTTTATCAATGGCTTATTGT GGAATTATGGTAACTGGATTCACATATTGGTTACAAGTATGGGCCATAGAGAAGAAAGGACCAGTATTCACTGCACTCTACACTCCTTTAGCTCTCATCATTACATGCATCGTCTCATCTTTCCTTTTCAAGGAAACACTTTATCTTGGAAG ATGTTGA